One Tumebacillus sp. BK434 genomic window carries:
- a CDS encoding GNAT family N-acetyltransferase, with protein MHNVQIRALEPADRSWLRDFLIEHWGSPQMVYSQGIHQLDELPGFVAWQEQVPVGLITFHRTADELEIVSLDSLREGHGIGSALIGAAEAAASEQSVRRVWLITTNDNLHALRFYQKRGYDLVQIYRNAVEKAREIKPQIPRIGNDGIIIQDEIELEKILRKE; from the coding sequence ATGCACAACGTGCAAATCCGCGCGCTGGAGCCGGCCGACCGCTCCTGGCTCCGCGACTTTCTGATCGAACACTGGGGCAGCCCGCAGATGGTCTACTCGCAAGGCATTCATCAGCTGGATGAGCTGCCCGGCTTCGTCGCCTGGCAAGAGCAGGTACCGGTGGGACTGATCACCTTTCACCGCACAGCGGACGAGCTGGAAATCGTTTCGCTGGATTCGCTGCGCGAAGGCCACGGCATCGGGAGCGCGCTGATCGGAGCAGCAGAAGCGGCGGCGAGCGAACAAAGCGTCCGCCGCGTCTGGCTGATCACGACCAACGACAACCTGCACGCGCTCCGCTTCTATCAAAAGCGCGGCTACGACCTCGTGCAGATCTACCGCAACGCGGTCGAGAAAGCGCGGGAGATCAAGCCGCAGATCCCGCGGATCGGCAACGACGGCATCATAATTCAAGACGAGATCGAACTGGAAAAGATCTTGCGAAAGGAATGA
- a CDS encoding MFS transporter, whose translation MLEKIISRFHPVAWGVIIGTFFARAGFYMTMPYLAIYLHEVKGLSPELIGTILATSFLVGTLASFFGGTLSDRVGRYPVMVVSMLGWAGVFALFAVADAVWAFLLLSALSGLGRNVFEPTARALLTDITPSDAQLGVFNARYFAINLGAALGPLAGVMLGSAQSTLPLLITAGIYALYGVGVVVLWKLYGEPKKAGSGEQVSLAETVKVVAKDKVFGLILLGNLFVYSAYAHIETTLAQYLGSAPGFVDGVKIYTYLLLTNTISVVLLQYPVIRLTKKWSAITALTTGGVLFAAGLWGLGLFDSVVLLILSMVVMTIGEILCFIIGDVIIGQIAPEHLRGAYFGAGGFPFLGQSFGPWAGGLLLGWFGFGQGPLVFGLLMLLTLLAVPCFLGAQRRYRQEF comes from the coding sequence ATGTTGGAAAAAATTATTTCGCGGTTCCATCCGGTGGCCTGGGGCGTGATTATCGGGACGTTTTTTGCTCGGGCTGGCTTTTATATGACGATGCCCTATCTGGCGATCTATCTGCATGAAGTGAAAGGACTGAGTCCGGAGCTGATCGGGACGATCCTCGCGACGAGCTTCCTGGTCGGCACGCTCGCTTCCTTTTTTGGCGGCACGCTGTCCGACCGCGTGGGGCGCTACCCGGTGATGGTGGTGTCGATGCTGGGCTGGGCAGGGGTGTTTGCTCTGTTTGCGGTGGCCGATGCGGTGTGGGCGTTTCTGCTCTTGAGCGCCTTGTCCGGGCTTGGCCGAAACGTGTTTGAGCCGACCGCGCGGGCGCTGTTGACCGACATCACGCCAAGCGACGCGCAGCTTGGCGTGTTTAACGCCCGCTACTTTGCGATCAACCTCGGGGCGGCGCTCGGTCCGCTGGCCGGGGTGATGCTCGGCAGCGCGCAGTCGACGCTGCCGCTGTTGATCACGGCCGGCATCTATGCACTATACGGGGTGGGGGTAGTCGTATTATGGAAGTTGTACGGCGAACCCAAGAAAGCGGGCAGCGGGGAGCAGGTCTCATTGGCTGAGACGGTCAAAGTCGTCGCGAAAGACAAAGTGTTTGGCCTCATCCTGCTCGGCAATCTGTTTGTCTACTCCGCCTATGCCCACATCGAAACCACGCTGGCCCAATACCTCGGCAGCGCCCCCGGATTCGTGGACGGGGTGAAGATCTATACGTATCTGCTGCTCACCAACACGATCTCGGTGGTGCTGCTCCAATATCCGGTGATCCGGCTGACCAAGAAATGGTCGGCGATCACGGCGCTCACGACGGGTGGCGTGCTGTTTGCAGCAGGGCTGTGGGGCTTGGGCTTGTTTGACAGCGTGGTGCTTTTGATCCTCTCGATGGTCGTGATGACGATCGGCGAGATCCTCTGCTTCATCATCGGCGACGTGATCATCGGCCAGATCGCCCCGGAACATCTGCGCGGGGCGTATTTCGGAGCGGGCGGTTTTCCATTCCTCGGCCAAAGCTTCGGCCCGTGGGCGGGGGGACTGTTGCTCGGCTGGTTCGGTTTTGGCCAAGGGCCGCTCGTATTTGGCCTGCTGATGCTGCTGACGCTGCTGGCCGTGCCTTGTTTTCTCGGGGCACAGCGTCGCTATCGGCAGGAATTTTAA
- a CDS encoding penicillin acylase family protein produces MLKKILITSLSALLGLTLAAGGGGYWYVHDSLADLDGEAFTAVEQPVRISRDDYGVAHIYAETEHDLMFAQGYAHAQDRLWQMELSRRGVSGRLAEVFGADLVSTDRFYRTLGMHRAAKRAAEQIDAATRQNLQAYADGVNAFLQRADLPFEYDVFSIDPEPWTIEDSLGISKMMAWDLGGNMFTELFLAAAGNQVGMEKALSLIAEYAPQDARVLKETTDRAQQAADAAAVSIAPEAVAELHRAKAGLRDELGIPGESLGSNNWVVSGSKSQSGKPLLANDMHLSLQAPSVFYQNHLVAPGLYNVSGAIFPGVPGVIVGHNDKLAWGFTNVYPDVQDLYIQKPNPDNPHQFLYNGKYEEAEVIQEVIQVKDGDPVPFDNIITRQGPIITDIVEGIPVTDRLALKWSAHEFHGEISAMLAMNKAQNWQQFEQALQNFSAPAQNVVYADVDGNIAYQLAGKIPVRKKGDGLLPVPGWSDEYEWSSYVAWDDLPHAFNPEQGYLATANNKITADGADSPFITYEWAAPYRAQRIEDMIEAKDQLTLSDMQQMQLDWKNLQALQNVPVWLPALEKGTWNEAERTALQLLKTWAQDPSDLPDQAGPAIYHAMLNKTIEAVYEPQLGADLFYEYVATGLSVNAFDTLMLDAQPKWLAGSGLTKEQAIEKGFRAAVEFLQERMGDDPAKWTWGDVHQLTFRHAFGDLKPLDLLFNDGPHPYGGSHVTVNAAAYSRIDNPFQTGWGAPWRFTIDMADPAGAQDVMEMGASGQLGSDHYKDQSELWLNGTYKQMYFREQDVQAHVANEWRLLPDQP; encoded by the coding sequence GTGCTGAAAAAAATCCTGATCACGTCGCTTTCCGCCCTGCTTGGGCTGACACTCGCCGCCGGCGGGGGCGGGTACTGGTATGTCCATGACTCGCTCGCCGACCTCGACGGGGAAGCCTTCACCGCTGTCGAGCAGCCGGTGCGCATCTCCCGCGACGACTACGGCGTCGCTCACATCTACGCCGAAACGGAACATGACCTGATGTTTGCGCAAGGCTATGCGCACGCCCAAGACCGGCTGTGGCAGATGGAGCTGTCCCGCCGCGGCGTCTCCGGCCGCCTGGCCGAAGTGTTTGGCGCCGACCTCGTCTCCACCGACCGCTTCTACCGCACGCTCGGCATGCACCGCGCCGCCAAACGGGCGGCCGAGCAGATCGACGCTGCGACCCGACAGAACCTGCAGGCGTATGCCGACGGCGTCAACGCCTTCCTCCAACGAGCGGATCTGCCTTTTGAATATGACGTCTTCTCGATCGACCCGGAGCCGTGGACGATCGAAGATTCGCTTGGCATCTCGAAAATGATGGCCTGGGATCTTGGCGGCAACATGTTCACAGAGCTGTTTCTCGCCGCTGCGGGGAACCAAGTGGGCATGGAAAAAGCCCTGTCCCTGATCGCCGAATACGCGCCGCAGGATGCGCGCGTGCTCAAAGAGACGACAGACCGGGCTCAGCAAGCGGCAGACGCTGCCGCTGTCTCCATCGCGCCGGAAGCGGTGGCAGAGCTGCACCGAGCCAAAGCAGGGCTGCGCGACGAGTTGGGCATCCCCGGAGAAAGCCTCGGCAGCAACAACTGGGTGGTGTCCGGCAGCAAAAGCCAGTCCGGCAAACCGCTGCTCGCCAATGACATGCATCTGTCCTTGCAGGCGCCCTCCGTCTTTTATCAAAACCATCTCGTCGCTCCCGGCCTCTACAACGTTTCCGGTGCGATCTTTCCGGGCGTGCCGGGCGTGATCGTCGGCCACAACGACAAGCTCGCCTGGGGCTTCACCAACGTCTACCCGGACGTGCAGGACTTGTACATCCAGAAGCCGAACCCGGACAACCCGCATCAGTTCCTCTACAACGGCAAGTATGAAGAGGCAGAAGTGATCCAGGAGGTAATCCAAGTCAAAGACGGCGACCCGGTGCCGTTCGACAACATCATCACCCGCCAAGGCCCGATCATCACCGACATCGTGGAAGGCATCCCGGTCACCGACCGCCTGGCGCTGAAATGGAGCGCCCATGAATTCCACGGCGAGATCAGCGCCATGCTCGCCATGAACAAAGCGCAGAACTGGCAGCAGTTCGAACAAGCGTTGCAGAATTTCAGCGCCCCCGCGCAAAACGTCGTCTATGCGGACGTGGACGGAAACATCGCCTACCAGCTGGCCGGCAAGATTCCCGTGCGCAAAAAAGGGGACGGGCTCCTCCCCGTGCCGGGCTGGAGCGACGAGTACGAATGGAGCTCCTACGTGGCGTGGGACGACCTGCCGCATGCGTTCAACCCGGAGCAGGGCTACCTCGCGACGGCGAACAACAAGATCACCGCCGACGGTGCCGACAGCCCGTTTATCACCTACGAGTGGGCCGCACCGTACCGCGCCCAGCGCATCGAAGATATGATCGAAGCTAAAGACCAGCTGACCTTGTCCGACATGCAGCAGATGCAGCTCGACTGGAAGAACTTGCAAGCGCTGCAAAACGTGCCGGTCTGGCTGCCCGCCTTGGAAAAGGGAACGTGGAACGAAGCGGAGCGCACCGCTTTGCAACTGTTGAAAACGTGGGCGCAAGACCCGTCCGACCTGCCCGATCAGGCCGGGCCGGCGATCTACCACGCCATGCTGAACAAAACGATCGAGGCGGTCTACGAGCCGCAGCTCGGCGCAGACCTGTTCTACGAATATGTGGCGACCGGGCTGTCGGTCAACGCTTTTGACACTCTGATGCTCGATGCGCAGCCAAAGTGGCTGGCAGGCAGCGGCCTGACGAAAGAGCAGGCGATCGAAAAAGGGTTCAGGGCAGCGGTTGAGTTTCTGCAGGAGCGCATGGGCGATGATCCGGCCAAGTGGACGTGGGGGGATGTGCATCAGTTGACCTTCCGTCATGCCTTCGGGGATCTCAAACCGCTCGATCTGCTGTTCAACGACGGCCCGCATCCGTACGGCGGCAGTCATGTCACGGTCAACGCCGCCGCTTACTCCCGGATCGACAACCCGTTCCAAACCGGCTGGGGTGCGCCATGGCGCTTCACGATCGACATGGCCGACCCTGCTGGGGCGCAGGACGTGATGGAGATGGGCGCATCCGGCCAACTGGGCAGCGACCATTACAAAGACCAAAGCGAACTATGGCTGAACGGTACGTATAAGCAGATGTACTTCCGCGAGCAGGATGTGCAGGCGCATGTGGCGAACGAATGGAGATTGCTGCCTGACCAACCGTAA
- a CDS encoding universal stress protein — translation MYKNILVAVDGSKASDKALQWAKEMHDALPEAKITFLYAHQPLAASVVAAYAPVGYQFDYDLNAGDSANPEITPATRAVEQFPHQERVAHLTKLGVPSDVILKEAEAGGYDLLVLGAEGHGVVESVLLGSVSAKVLHYAKLPVLIVR, via the coding sequence ATGTATAAAAACATTCTCGTGGCTGTTGACGGCTCTAAAGCATCCGACAAAGCACTCCAGTGGGCGAAAGAGATGCACGACGCGCTGCCGGAAGCGAAGATCACCTTCCTGTACGCTCACCAGCCGCTCGCCGCATCGGTTGTCGCGGCGTACGCTCCGGTCGGCTATCAGTTCGACTACGACTTGAACGCGGGGGACAGCGCGAACCCGGAGATCACCCCGGCCACCCGTGCGGTCGAGCAGTTTCCGCACCAAGAGCGCGTCGCGCATCTCACCAAGCTGGGCGTGCCGTCCGACGTAATTCTCAAAGAAGCGGAAGCGGGCGGTTACGATCTGCTCGTGCTCGGCGCAGAAGGGCATGGCGTCGTGGAATCGGTGCTGCTCGGCAGCGTTTCGGCAAAAGTCCTGCACTACGCCAAACTGCCCGTTTTAATCGTTCGCTAA
- a CDS encoding nuclear transport factor 2 family protein: MTTTDITLPAQRQLEAYNNRDIDAFMACYAQDIVVEDAEGNIIMQGWDKMYKSYAAMFEQSPGLHCKLVSRIAVGNYVLDEENVTHRAGRDPGEVSHVVAVYRIADGLIQHVRFIR, encoded by the coding sequence ATGACCACCACCGACATCACCCTTCCGGCACAGCGCCAGCTGGAAGCGTACAACAACCGCGACATCGACGCCTTCATGGCCTGCTACGCCCAAGACATCGTCGTTGAAGATGCGGAAGGCAACATCATCATGCAAGGCTGGGACAAGATGTACAAAAGCTATGCGGCGATGTTCGAGCAAAGCCCGGGCTTGCACTGCAAACTCGTCTCCCGCATCGCCGTGGGCAACTATGTCCTCGATGAAGAAAACGTTACCCATCGCGCCGGACGCGATCCGGGCGAAGTGTCGCACGTCGTGGCGGTGTACCGGATCGCAGACGGCCTGATCCAGCATGTGCGTTTCATCCGCTGA
- a CDS encoding C2 family cysteine protease — MRTTVPKGSGPSSQARPVSSSAQLQQASGAQQLLLQMQRSAGNQKTAQFIQNQMPIQRVPAAWTTWSGLPDAAEKGTWGRICALADAYSKLQPAASGKREQLLLELNPHISKWQQEFLAAGASAQPEVLNLWAKRASALNDLLRKIGVEWKEMDGSGTLVPSLPEERVANPELSKKKEVSDKVHGGFFSTNERILDETGNTIGVAKKGYLCEYEESATGPSGLKADDFYKVRPSAEMIGSKNYLSFKEGYVLRTAVAYFNTMKQDAELYYEKPEDGGEVHPLFPHPPKPEDVKQGYIGDCYLLAAVLGLVNKSPQLITDMMRDNGNGTVTVKLYDVESKNGAKTFTAREITLEKSVVRRNKGADKRDEHAQGSLWVQMLEKAYAAAGYYGTSEERVPLKENTVEQIAGGFAWIAYEHLTGHAGTTRTVQTYDDIAKQGALLMYGPFLKTLNATQQIEVMKPDLMTGIEKLHKDQNHVYPEEIEAFLIKSGVSKPTAKLFRTYIEGSGHYSGKRGTGKYSQTQLDTYNSIKHGVDNGHPMAISSNEKIASPKKGIFSKGHSGGEEVAKGLVGRHAYAVLGYRDNGGVKEIKLRNPWGRYGRKYNKAFFTGKLESKEMENGEFWLDLTDLTKRFHTLHSVALP; from the coding sequence ATGCGCACAACTGTACCGAAAGGATCGGGGCCGAGCAGCCAAGCGCGGCCCGTTTCATCTTCTGCCCAGCTTCAACAGGCTTCCGGCGCCCAGCAATTGCTGTTACAGATGCAGCGAAGTGCGGGCAACCAGAAGACCGCACAATTTATACAAAACCAGATGCCGATCCAGCGCGTGCCTGCTGCGTGGACGACTTGGTCAGGCCTGCCGGATGCTGCTGAAAAGGGCACCTGGGGGCGTATTTGCGCGCTTGCCGATGCGTATTCCAAGCTCCAGCCTGCCGCTAGCGGCAAGCGGGAGCAGCTTCTGCTGGAACTTAACCCCCATATCTCAAAATGGCAGCAAGAATTCTTAGCAGCAGGCGCCTCTGCACAACCGGAAGTGCTGAATCTCTGGGCGAAACGCGCCAGTGCACTCAACGATTTGTTGCGCAAAATAGGCGTGGAGTGGAAAGAGATGGACGGTTCCGGGACGCTGGTGCCGAGCCTGCCGGAGGAGCGCGTGGCAAATCCTGAACTTTCGAAAAAGAAGGAAGTCAGCGATAAGGTGCACGGCGGGTTCTTCTCCACCAACGAACGCATTCTGGACGAGACCGGCAATACGATCGGCGTGGCGAAAAAAGGCTATCTCTGCGAATACGAAGAATCGGCGACCGGCCCATCTGGCTTAAAGGCGGACGATTTCTACAAAGTGCGTCCCAGCGCCGAGATGATCGGATCGAAGAACTATCTGTCGTTCAAAGAGGGGTATGTGCTGCGCACCGCCGTGGCGTATTTTAACACCATGAAGCAAGATGCGGAGCTCTACTATGAGAAGCCGGAAGATGGCGGGGAGGTTCATCCGCTGTTTCCGCATCCGCCGAAGCCGGAAGATGTAAAGCAAGGGTATATCGGGGATTGTTACCTGCTGGCAGCCGTGCTCGGGCTGGTCAACAAATCGCCGCAGCTGATCACCGACATGATGCGCGACAATGGCAATGGCACTGTCACCGTCAAACTGTACGACGTGGAGTCGAAAAATGGCGCCAAGACATTTACCGCGCGCGAAATCACCCTTGAAAAATCGGTGGTCAGGCGCAACAAGGGCGCTGACAAAAGAGACGAACACGCGCAAGGCTCGCTCTGGGTGCAAATGCTGGAAAAAGCGTATGCGGCGGCCGGCTATTACGGCACGTCGGAGGAACGGGTACCGCTGAAAGAGAACACGGTCGAACAGATCGCCGGCGGTTTTGCCTGGATCGCCTATGAGCATTTGACCGGCCATGCCGGTACCACGCGAACGGTGCAGACCTATGATGACATCGCCAAGCAGGGGGCGCTGCTGATGTACGGCCCGTTTCTCAAGACCTTAAATGCGACGCAGCAGATTGAAGTGATGAAGCCGGATCTGATGACCGGTATCGAAAAGCTGCACAAAGATCAAAACCACGTCTATCCGGAGGAAATCGAAGCGTTCCTGATCAAATCGGGCGTCAGTAAACCGACGGCCAAGCTGTTTCGAACTTATATTGAAGGCTCCGGTCACTATTCCGGGAAGCGGGGCACCGGGAAGTATTCACAGACGCAGCTCGATACGTATAACAGCATCAAGCACGGGGTAGACAACGGGCATCCGATGGCGATCTCCTCCAACGAAAAGATCGCCTCACCGAAAAAAGGCATCTTCAGCAAAGGCCACAGCGGCGGCGAAGAGGTGGCGAAAGGCCTTGTCGGGCGCCATGCCTACGCGGTGCTCGGCTACCGGGACAACGGCGGGGTGAAAGAAATCAAACTTCGCAACCCGTGGGGCCGTTACGGCCGTAAGTACAACAAAGCGTTTTTCACCGGCAAACTCGAATCCAAAGAAATGGAAAACGGCGAGTTCTGGCTGGATCTGACCGACCTGACCAAACGCTTTCACACGTTGCACAGCGTGGCACTGCCATAA
- a CDS encoding AraC family transcriptional regulator: protein MPYLKFELPNSKIRILHLDPMKSDVLHTHHDEYQISIPLAGAPFVEMNRSEVVHITHYQRLVTMPETTHRHYTERQPAKLLLLDVKEKFLQKVLRERLHCEPGPIEFDPVGEGSSDGFRKIADGLLRQSMLGETDALQLAEWELELVNLLLSLHPGSHHNLWLSSVPGEMHPALQKVLEYIHDTYAEEVCLDYLADISGISKFHLIRLFRETIGQTPSQYVNEVRLTRAVEMLTATDREVTDVALDAGFGSLSTFHRAFKKKYGISAGQYRKIR, encoded by the coding sequence ATGCCTTATTTGAAATTTGAATTGCCGAACAGTAAAATTCGCATCCTGCATCTTGACCCGATGAAATCGGATGTCCTGCATACGCATCACGATGAATATCAGATCTCCATCCCCTTGGCCGGCGCTCCTTTCGTCGAGATGAACCGCTCGGAAGTGGTGCATATCACCCACTATCAGCGCCTCGTCACGATGCCGGAGACGACGCATCGCCATTATACGGAACGGCAGCCGGCGAAGCTGCTGCTGCTCGATGTGAAAGAGAAATTTCTGCAAAAAGTGCTCCGCGAGCGTCTGCACTGCGAGCCCGGCCCGATCGAGTTCGACCCGGTGGGCGAAGGTTCGTCCGACGGTTTCCGCAAGATCGCCGACGGGCTGCTCCGCCAGTCGATGCTCGGCGAGACCGATGCCTTGCAGCTGGCCGAGTGGGAGCTGGAGCTGGTCAACCTGCTCTTGTCACTGCACCCCGGCTCCCACCACAATCTGTGGCTGTCCAGCGTGCCGGGCGAGATGCACCCGGCGCTGCAAAAAGTCCTCGAGTACATCCATGACACCTATGCGGAAGAAGTCTGCCTCGACTATTTGGCCGATATCTCCGGCATCTCCAAGTTCCATCTGATCCGCCTGTTCCGCGAAACGATCGGCCAGACGCCGAGCCAATACGTCAACGAAGTGCGCCTGACCCGCGCTGTCGAGATGCTGACCGCCACCGACCGCGAAGTGACCGACGTGGCGCTCGACGCCGGGTTTGGCAGTTTGAGCACGTTCCACCGGGCGTTTAAGAAAAAGTATGGCATCAGCGCCGGCCAATATCGTAAAATCCGCTAA